Proteins from a genomic interval of Nautilia sp. PV-1:
- a CDS encoding saccharopine dehydrogenase family protein, which yields MANLLIIGAGGVGRVSAFKAAQNTDVFEKIVLASKTKSKCDDIAADIQNRLGVQIKTYSLDANKKENVIELIRKENIDIICHVALPYQNLPIMHACIETGCAYLDTALAETEDNPDTYYDLQWALDEDFKKAHTMALLGCGFDPGVTSVMVKYAADYLLDELEEIEIYDCNFGSHGRYFATNFDPEINLRELNLPGKYWENGEWKTTDPFEIQVKHDYPECGDATSILIWHEELESIVKHFPNLKSAKFYMCFSDQYLYHFNALKNVGMFSIEPIEVCEGVKISPLQFLAKVLPDPQELVKNYKGQTNIGVIAKGKKNGAEKKFYIYNICNHEKAIEETGAHCVSYTTGVPAIIGCKLMAKKIWWDEGVKNVEEFDAKPFFEEMEKDGLPIKVMEIKE from the coding sequence ATGGCAAATCTGTTAATAATAGGCGCCGGCGGAGTCGGAAGAGTGTCTGCTTTTAAAGCGGCCCAAAACACGGACGTTTTTGAAAAAATAGTTCTGGCAAGCAAAACCAAATCAAAATGCGATGATATCGCTGCTGACATTCAAAACAGACTCGGCGTTCAAATCAAAACATATTCCCTTGACGCAAATAAAAAAGAAAATGTTATAGAACTTATAAGAAAAGAAAATATTGACATTATCTGCCATGTGGCCCTTCCTTACCAAAATCTACCTATTATGCACGCATGTATCGAAACAGGATGCGCATATCTCGATACGGCACTAGCTGAAACGGAAGACAATCCTGATACATATTACGATCTTCAGTGGGCGCTTGACGAAGATTTCAAAAAAGCCCATACAATGGCTCTTTTAGGATGCGGTTTTGATCCGGGAGTCACATCTGTCATGGTTAAATACGCAGCGGATTATCTGCTGGATGAACTTGAAGAAATAGAGATATACGACTGTAATTTCGGAAGCCACGGAAGATATTTCGCTACAAACTTCGATCCGGAAATCAATCTAAGAGAGCTCAATCTGCCAGGCAAATACTGGGAAAACGGTGAATGGAAAACAACAGACCCTTTTGAAATACAGGTAAAACACGACTACCCGGAATGCGGTGACGCAACAAGCATACTTATATGGCATGAAGAGCTTGAAAGTATAGTAAAACATTTTCCTAATTTAAAAAGCGCAAAATTTTATATGTGTTTCAGCGATCAGTATCTTTATCATTTTAATGCTCTTAAAAACGTCGGAATGTTCAGTATAGAACCTATTGAAGTATGTGAAGGAGTAAAAATTTCTCCGCTTCAGTTTCTGGCAAAAGTGCTTCCGGATCCACAGGAGCTTGTAAAAAATTATAAAGGACAGACAAATATCGGTGTAATAGCCAAAGGCAAAAAAAACGGAGCTGAGAAAAAATTCTACATTTACAACATCTGCAATCACGAAAAAGCCATAGAAGAAACGGGAGCGCACTGTGTAAGCTATACAACGGGTGTGCCGGCTATTATCGGATGTAAACTGATGGCTAAAAAGATCTGGTGGGATGAAGGCGTCAAAAATGTGGAAGAATTTGACGCAAAACCGTTTTTTGAAGAAATGGAAAAAGACGGTCTTCCTATAAAAGTCATGGAAATCAAGGAGTAA
- a CDS encoding P-II family nitrogen regulator — MKKIEAIIKPFKLDEVKEALIESDITGITVSEVKGHGRQHGHTELYRGAEYVVDFLPKVKLEIFVNDDFVEKTVEIITEHAKTGKIGDGKIFILPVEEAIRIRTGERGRDAV; from the coding sequence ATGAAAAAAATCGAAGCCATTATTAAACCTTTTAAACTTGATGAAGTTAAAGAGGCTTTAATCGAATCAGACATTACAGGTATTACTGTAAGCGAAGTAAAAGGACACGGTAGACAGCACGGACATACCGAACTTTACAGAGGTGCGGAATATGTGGTTGATTTTCTGCCTAAAGTTAAACTCGAAATTTTTGTAAATGACGATTTCGTAGAAAAAACTGTTGAAATTATCACAGAACACGCAAAAACGGGAAAAATCGGTGACGGTAAAATATTTATACTGCCTGTGGAAGAAGCTATAAGAATCAGAACAGGCGAAAGGGGAAGAGATGCTGTTTAG
- a CDS encoding ABC transporter ATP-binding protein yields MLKVKNVTKQFGGVVAIKDVNFEVKQGEIFALVGPNGAGKTTLFNIITGAFEPTSGHVYFKDEEITGLSPVKIVEKGIARTFQNIRLFNSMTVLENVLIGFHNHIEYTFFEAVFRLPRFFSQEKVHKELAMEILKFLKIDKYANHNAKALSYGNQRKVEIARALATEPDLLLLDEPAAGMNPKETDELADTVFRLRSEKEKTILFIEHDMKFVQKIADRVMVLDYGKTIFEGKPADMMKDETVIKAYLGDIDVEG; encoded by the coding sequence ATGTTAAAAGTTAAAAACGTAACGAAGCAGTTTGGTGGAGTCGTGGCGATTAAAGATGTTAATTTTGAAGTCAAGCAGGGAGAAATATTTGCACTCGTAGGTCCTAACGGTGCCGGTAAAACCACTCTTTTTAATATCATCACAGGGGCGTTTGAACCTACCAGCGGACATGTTTATTTTAAAGATGAAGAAATTACCGGGCTTAGTCCTGTAAAAATCGTGGAAAAAGGTATTGCCAGAACATTCCAGAATATCAGACTTTTTAATTCAATGACTGTACTTGAAAATGTTTTAATCGGATTTCACAATCATATTGAGTATACGTTTTTCGAAGCTGTTTTCAGACTGCCTAGATTTTTCTCTCAGGAAAAAGTTCATAAAGAACTTGCAATGGAAATTTTGAAATTTTTGAAAATTGACAAATATGCAAATCACAACGCAAAAGCACTGAGTTACGGTAACCAGAGAAAAGTGGAAATTGCAAGGGCTTTGGCGACCGAGCCTGATTTACTGCTTTTAGACGAACCGGCAGCCGGTATGAACCCTAAAGAAACGGACGAACTTGCTGATACCGTATTCAGACTTAGAAGCGAAAAAGAAAAAACAATTCTTTTTATCGAACATGATATGAAATTCGTTCAGAAGATTGCAGACAGGGTAATGGTTCTTGATTACGGTAAAACAATTTTCGAAGGAAAACCTGCCGATATGATGAAGGATGAGACGGTAATAAAAGCTTATTTAGGAGATATCGATGTTGAAGGTTAA
- a CDS encoding saccharopine dehydrogenase family protein: MSNLLIIGAGGVSRVATFKAAMNNHIFKNIVLASRTKSKCDTIAKDIKERLGVEIKTYEIDAMDVEATAKLIKDTNSDIVLNVALPYQDLAIMDACLKAGAHYVDTANYEHPDEAKFEYKEQWAKHEDFKKAGLMALLGSGFDPGVTNVFTAFAAQELLDEIEYLDILDCNAGDHGYPFATNFNPEINIREITQKGKYYENGEWKEIDPMSVKFKWKYPKVGEYPSYLLYHEELESLTKNFPSIKRARFFMTFSDNYLWHLNALQNVGMTSIEPIKIAEGCEISPMEFLKKVLPDPASLGPRTKGQTHIGVVATGYKNGQKKRYYIYNICDHQCAFREVGAQCVSYTTGVPAMIGCLMIATKTWFETGVKNMEEFPARPFLYQLNKQGLPWFVEELPAEGLPIDN; the protein is encoded by the coding sequence ATGAGCAATCTATTAATTATCGGAGCCGGAGGAGTAAGCCGCGTAGCCACTTTTAAAGCCGCAATGAACAATCATATTTTTAAAAATATCGTTTTGGCCAGCCGTACAAAAAGCAAATGCGACACCATTGCAAAAGACATTAAAGAACGTCTGGGCGTAGAAATAAAAACTTACGAAATAGACGCTATGGACGTAGAAGCGACTGCTAAACTCATAAAAGACACTAACAGCGACATCGTGTTAAACGTAGCCCTACCTTATCAGGACCTGGCTATTATGGACGCGTGTCTTAAAGCAGGAGCACATTACGTGGATACGGCAAACTACGAACATCCGGATGAGGCCAAATTCGAATACAAAGAACAGTGGGCAAAACATGAAGATTTTAAAAAAGCGGGACTTATGGCGCTTCTCGGAAGCGGTTTCGACCCGGGTGTAACGAACGTATTTACGGCATTCGCCGCTCAGGAGCTTTTAGACGAGATTGAATATCTTGACATTCTTGACTGTAATGCGGGAGACCACGGATATCCGTTTGCGACAAACTTCAACCCGGAAATAAATATCCGTGAAATCACTCAAAAAGGCAAATATTACGAAAACGGCGAATGGAAAGAAATAGACCCTATGAGCGTTAAATTCAAATGGAAATATCCTAAAGTCGGAGAGTACCCGAGCTACTTACTATACCACGAAGAGCTCGAAAGTCTTACCAAAAACTTCCCGAGCATTAAAAGAGCCAGATTTTTTATGACATTCAGCGATAATTATCTCTGGCATCTGAATGCCCTGCAAAATGTCGGAATGACAAGTATCGAACCTATTAAAATTGCAGAAGGCTGCGAAATAAGTCCTATGGAATTTCTTAAAAAAGTGCTTCCGGATCCTGCGAGTCTGGGGCCTAGAACGAAAGGACAGACTCACATCGGAGTAGTTGCCACAGGATATAAAAACGGACAGAAAAAAAGATACTACATATACAACATCTGCGATCATCAGTGCGCATTCAGAGAAGTTGGAGCGCAGTGCGTAAGCTATACAACCGGTGTGCCCGCAATGATCGGATGTTTAATGATAGCTACTAAAACATGGTTTGAAACAGGCGTTAAAAACATGGAAGAATTTCCTGCCCGTCCGTTTCTTTATCAACTGAACAAACAAGGTTTACCTTGGTTTGTAGAAGAACTCCCTGCAGAAGGTCTTCCTATAGATAATTAA
- a CDS encoding exonuclease domain-containing protein, translating to MKIIILDTETTGNKEEDRIIQLSYLVLNENLEIEEIHDELVKPPLPISFEAMAVHHITNEMVEDKPLIKHTDAYKRLKELNSPENLLVIHNAKFDLDMLKKEGFNSFFKLVDTFRVLKHLIPEGKFSLQYNRYALGLYKKEKEICEKYNIQINAHDALGDVIVLGLLFEYLVKNFDKSFEELADLTTRPVLHDKFYQGKYKFEKIKDVLINDPDYIEYMLSLTDLDPDVRYSIEHHLENLDEPMEFKFGVGKYKGMKIEDVAEIDMQYLSWAYHNMKMGKWMREKIGEILNRN from the coding sequence ATGAAAATAATAATACTTGACACCGAAACAACAGGAAACAAAGAAGAAGACAGAATAATACAGTTAAGCTATCTGGTTTTAAACGAAAACCTTGAAATCGAAGAAATACACGACGAGCTTGTAAAGCCTCCTCTTCCAATCAGCTTTGAGGCAATGGCCGTTCATCACATTACGAACGAAATGGTCGAAGACAAGCCTTTAATAAAACACACCGATGCATATAAAAGATTAAAAGAGCTTAATTCACCCGAAAACCTGCTTGTAATACACAATGCCAAATTTGACCTTGATATGCTTAAAAAAGAAGGTTTTAACTCGTTTTTCAAACTTGTAGACACATTTAGGGTTCTGAAACATTTAATTCCGGAAGGCAAGTTTTCACTTCAGTATAACAGATACGCACTGGGACTTTATAAAAAAGAAAAAGAGATATGCGAAAAATACAATATCCAGATTAACGCACACGACGCACTCGGAGATGTAATAGTTTTAGGTCTTTTGTTTGAATATCTGGTAAAAAACTTCGATAAAAGCTTTGAAGAGCTTGCCGATTTGACTACAAGGCCGGTTCTTCACGATAAATTCTATCAGGGCAAATATAAATTTGAAAAAATAAAAGACGTTCTTATAAACGATCCGGATTATATAGAATATATGCTGAGCCTCACGGATCTTGACCCGGATGTGAGATATTCAATAGAACATCACCTTGAAAACCTGGATGAACCTATGGAGTTTAAATTCGGAGTCGGCAAATATAAAGGCATGAAAATAGAAGATGTAGCCGAAATAGATATGCAGTATTTAAGCTGGGCTTATCATAACATGAAAATGGGTAAATGGATGAGAGAAAAAATCGGAGAGATTTTAAACAGAAATTAA
- a CDS encoding ammonium transporter encodes MLFRILSLLGLASLAFAGEPKLDSGNTAWMMVATAFVMLMTPAGLALFYAGMTRAKNALNTYMMVFSAFAVATVVWVFWGYSLAFSGNIAGVIGDLKNAFLNGISYNDLESSGYPTYVFIAFQGTFAAITVAIASGSIIERVKFSTWLLFVVLWVTFVYAPVAHMVWGGGFLMSDGALDFAGGTVVHMNGGLAGLVAALMIGKRRGYPKTQMMPSSVILTALGAALLWFGWFGFNAGSEFAADNVAGSAFIMTNFAAAIAAVTWIILDYIKFGKPTLLGAASGAVAGLVAITPAAGFVGIVGALVIGMGGSITGFFGVTVLKKIFKYDDSLDAFGVHFIAGLWGAIATGIFALKDLAWDGPLKHGDRLGQVWVQIESVLVTIVFVAVMTAVVLKVASLLTGGARVDEDAEIEGLDSAEHGEKGFNL; translated from the coding sequence ATGCTGTTTAGAATTTTATCTTTGCTTGGACTGGCAAGCCTGGCTTTTGCGGGAGAGCCTAAACTCGACAGCGGAAATACCGCATGGATGATGGTTGCAACGGCGTTTGTTATGCTTATGACGCCTGCAGGACTTGCACTCTTTTATGCCGGAATGACAAGAGCTAAAAACGCTCTTAACACGTATATGATGGTATTTTCGGCATTTGCCGTAGCAACGGTTGTATGGGTGTTTTGGGGATATTCTTTGGCTTTCAGCGGCAATATAGCCGGAGTTATAGGAGATTTGAAAAACGCGTTTTTAAACGGTATAAGCTATAACGATTTGGAAAGCAGCGGTTATCCTACGTATGTATTTATCGCATTCCAGGGAACATTTGCAGCTATTACTGTGGCAATCGCAAGCGGAAGTATTATTGAGAGGGTTAAATTTTCGACATGGCTGTTATTCGTTGTATTATGGGTAACATTTGTATATGCACCTGTAGCACACATGGTATGGGGCGGAGGATTTTTAATGAGCGACGGAGCTCTTGACTTTGCCGGAGGTACAGTCGTCCATATGAACGGAGGTCTCGCAGGTTTGGTTGCAGCGCTTATGATAGGCAAAAGAAGAGGATATCCAAAAACTCAGATGATGCCTAGCAGCGTTATACTTACAGCTTTAGGTGCGGCTCTTTTATGGTTCGGATGGTTCGGATTCAACGCAGGTAGCGAATTTGCAGCCGACAATGTAGCCGGAAGCGCATTTATAATGACAAACTTTGCAGCTGCCATAGCCGCTGTTACATGGATTATTCTTGATTATATTAAATTCGGAAAACCAACTCTTTTAGGTGCGGCTTCAGGTGCGGTTGCCGGACTTGTAGCTATTACTCCTGCAGCAGGTTTTGTAGGAATTGTAGGTGCGCTGGTTATAGGCATGGGAGGAAGTATTACAGGATTTTTCGGTGTAACGGTTCTTAAAAAAATATTCAAATACGATGACTCTTTAGATGCGTTCGGCGTTCACTTTATAGCAGGTCTTTGGGGTGCGATCGCAACAGGTATATTCGCTCTTAAAGATTTAGCATGGGACGGTCCTCTAAAACACGGAGACAGATTAGGACAGGTATGGGTTCAGATCGAATCAGTTTTGGTAACAATCGTATTCGTTGCGGTTATGACTGCAGTGGTACTCAAAGTGGCAAGTCTTCTAACAGGCGGAGCAAGAGTAGACGAAGATGCTGAAATAGAGGGTCTTGACTCTGCGGAACACGGTGAAAAAGGCTTCAATCTATAA
- a CDS encoding HdeD family acid-resistance protein encodes MFVLNNIDKEKLKEFSTMSIITGILMVLAGTFAIINPFAGSVAFVIFLGAMFISSSIIEGYITFKAHQKSLGAWFKVFLLFVTGILLLIWPGSGIAAVAILFAAYFFMDAFASFGMALDLKPLKGWGLAALNGLLSLLLGIIMIVGWPFNAPFTVGIIVGISFLMDGFVLIYLGWLSKKGAHD; translated from the coding sequence ATGTTCGTATTAAACAACATCGACAAAGAAAAACTGAAAGAATTCAGTACAATGTCGATAATCACAGGTATTTTAATGGTACTTGCAGGTACATTTGCAATTATCAATCCGTTTGCGGGAAGCGTTGCTTTCGTAATTTTCTTAGGTGCAATGTTTATAAGTAGCAGTATTATTGAAGGATACATCACTTTTAAAGCGCATCAAAAATCTTTAGGCGCATGGTTTAAAGTATTCTTGCTGTTTGTAACAGGTATACTTTTATTAATCTGGCCTGGCAGCGGTATTGCGGCGGTAGCTATTCTTTTTGCGGCGTATTTCTTTATGGACGCATTTGCAAGTTTCGGAATGGCGCTTGATTTAAAACCGTTAAAAGGTTGGGGATTAGCTGCACTAAACGGACTGTTAAGTTTGCTGTTAGGTATCATTATGATCGTAGGATGGCCGTTTAACGCACCGTTTACAGTTGGTATCATAGTAGGTATCAGCTTCTTAATGGACGGTTTTGTATTAATCTATCTCGGTTGGTTATCTAAAAAAGGAGCGCACGATTAA
- a CDS encoding ABC transporter ATP-binding protein, protein MLKVKNLKVKYGVIEAVRGIDFNVKAGEIVTIIGANGAGKTSTLSAIFNLVKKEGEVRFVEGDISKLSTDKIVKHGMALVPEGRKIFINLTVEENLKIGAYTNEENYETLKEEMFRLFPRLKQKRNNYGGSLSGGEQQMLAIARALMSEPKMLVLDEPSLGLAPIIVKDLFGILVDLNKNDDVTILLVEQNAAAALKIADRAYVMENGSLVMEDEAKALLASDEIKKKYLGG, encoded by the coding sequence ATGTTGAAGGTTAAAAATTTAAAGGTAAAATACGGTGTTATTGAGGCGGTTAGAGGAATTGACTTTAATGTAAAAGCGGGTGAAATTGTCACTATTATCGGAGCTAACGGAGCGGGTAAAACTTCTACACTTAGTGCTATTTTCAACCTGGTTAAAAAAGAGGGTGAAGTAAGGTTTGTAGAAGGCGATATATCTAAACTTTCAACTGACAAAATAGTTAAACACGGAATGGCTTTGGTTCCTGAAGGAAGAAAGATTTTTATTAACTTAACCGTTGAAGAAAATCTTAAAATCGGAGCATATACGAATGAAGAAAATTACGAAACTCTAAAAGAGGAAATGTTTAGACTTTTTCCAAGACTTAAACAAAAAAGAAACAACTACGGAGGAAGCCTGAGCGGTGGTGAGCAGCAGATGCTGGCAATTGCAAGGGCTTTGATGAGTGAACCTAAAATGCTGGTACTTGACGAGCCGTCCCTTGGTCTAGCGCCTATAATCGTAAAAGATTTATTCGGGATTTTAGTGGATTTAAACAAAAACGACGACGTTACAATTCTTTTAGTAGAGCAAAACGCTGCGGCTGCTCTTAAAATTGCCGATAGAGCGTATGTTATGGAAAACGGTTCTCTTGTTATGGAAGATGAGGCAAAAGCCCTTCTTGCAAGTGACGAAATTAAGAAGAAATACCTCGGAGGTTAA
- the ciaB gene encoding invasion protein CiaB has translation MFLEAAYEVVRKRDEKINGYFKKCPDDIRALFEAILRELGLEINEENLLSLKKRFFHLREDSILNLLKKGNFSEEEIKEIQLDLYELTKNFWLKEHEELIQNMVPFVGPFYAEILRGVHKIGIAFSKWQPNWTKHIIHTVNEDLSKEFGGDEAKVMAYLLEKDLLDKGHDGEIGERCYSVLVKGESGNYIAKCYSEIFEDEVNEAVKAIDELILNLENLEDEYKLQWILYFHALKMALLEKNRHELIKKWADVDKLWMDIKSPIQVGHPLEYYEDKYRKAVALELDVRIQNPNLKSEVKENIVKMYKTYCKNENLLNTALANIDKTQLYISFPATFYGAEFNGLFSAQVVPNDEIVSREKGKKIFAFVDKVYEDIKARPKMALSYEILGKEFMDKFYKDLEDKDKFIKVYDITTIGHEFGHILWVDENTESVMNKSGMFKNVEEFKATTGGLMAFFENEDTELREAVLEDTIKRAVGLIAWMEVDEVLPYYIEGLIHLTGLFETEVVKFNGASLDYDYSNYDKLKSWYKSTYLKLAQYYAEKKDAKEFLDGFIYKDKNYYPKNKDADEFVKYYYQRYREIGDKIYGG, from the coding sequence ATGTTTTTAGAAGCTGCTTACGAGGTTGTAAGAAAAAGAGACGAAAAAATAAACGGGTATTTTAAAAAATGTCCTGACGATATAAGAGCTTTGTTTGAAGCGATTTTAAGAGAGCTCGGGCTTGAAATAAACGAAGAGAATCTTCTGAGTCTTAAAAAAAGATTTTTTCATCTGCGTGAAGACAGTATTTTAAATCTTCTCAAAAAAGGGAATTTCAGCGAAGAGGAAATAAAAGAGATTCAGCTTGATTTATATGAGCTGACAAAAAATTTCTGGTTAAAAGAACATGAAGAACTGATTCAAAACATGGTACCGTTTGTGGGACCTTTTTACGCCGAGATATTAAGAGGCGTGCACAAAATAGGGATAGCGTTTTCTAAATGGCAGCCTAATTGGACTAAACATATCATTCATACGGTAAATGAAGATTTGAGTAAAGAATTCGGAGGTGACGAAGCAAAAGTTATGGCTTATCTTCTGGAAAAGGACCTTTTGGATAAAGGGCACGACGGAGAAATAGGAGAAAGATGCTATTCTGTATTGGTAAAAGGCGAAAGCGGCAATTATATTGCAAAATGTTATTCCGAAATATTTGAAGATGAAGTAAATGAAGCGGTAAAGGCGATAGATGAGCTTATTTTGAATCTTGAAAATCTTGAGGATGAATATAAACTTCAGTGGATTTTATATTTCCATGCTCTTAAAATGGCTCTTTTAGAAAAAAACAGACACGAACTGATAAAAAAATGGGCGGATGTTGATAAACTCTGGATGGATATAAAATCCCCTATCCAGGTGGGACACCCTCTTGAATATTATGAAGACAAATACAGAAAGGCCGTTGCGCTTGAGCTTGATGTGAGAATCCAAAATCCTAATCTTAAAAGCGAAGTAAAAGAAAATATCGTCAAAATGTATAAAACATACTGCAAAAACGAAAATCTTTTAAATACCGCACTTGCGAATATAGATAAAACACAGCTGTACATTTCATTTCCGGCTACTTTTTACGGAGCGGAGTTTAACGGGCTTTTTAGCGCACAGGTGGTTCCTAACGATGAGATAGTAAGCAGGGAAAAAGGCAAAAAAATATTTGCTTTTGTAGACAAAGTGTATGAAGATATAAAAGCCAGACCTAAAATGGCTTTAAGCTATGAGATTTTAGGCAAAGAGTTTATGGATAAATTTTATAAAGATTTGGAAGATAAAGATAAATTTATAAAAGTTTACGATATTACGACCATCGGGCATGAATTCGGACATATTTTATGGGTGGATGAAAATACGGAAAGCGTAATGAACAAATCTGGAATGTTTAAAAACGTAGAGGAGTTTAAAGCTACTACCGGCGGGCTTATGGCGTTTTTTGAGAATGAAGATACGGAATTAAGAGAAGCCGTTTTGGAAGATACGATAAAAAGGGCTGTAGGACTTATAGCATGGATGGAAGTTGATGAAGTTCTTCCTTATTATATCGAGGGGCTTATCCATTTAACGGGACTTTTTGAAACGGAAGTTGTGAAATTTAACGGTGCAAGTCTGGATTATGATTATTCTAATTATGACAAGCTTAAAAGCTGGTATAAATCTACATATTTAAAACTTGCGCAGTATTATGCAGAAAAAAAAGACGCTAAAGAGTTTTTAGACGGATTTATTTATAAAGATAAAAATTATTATCCTAAAAATAAAGATGCAGATGAATTTGTGAAATATTATTATCAAAGATACAGGGAAATCGGAGATAAAATATACGGCGGTTAA
- a CDS encoding ferredoxin-thioredoxin reductase catalytic domain-containing protein — protein MKAVDINSPEFQQEFLKTEKFAHKTVEQFGWTFHPDEEIVERVLKGLTNNKVVYRKRFCPCFPIEEKDGRYVSSDNRICPCPQAIKEEIPNEGVCHCGIFCTNEFAQNYNKEHPKKEAREVEGLNVGELERILEKEQILGEELEILLKAREAGLVDFKLIDIREPFENQMMRIKGTDELLPISRVQYDLDKWMQYKDKRIIIYCHVGSRSGYLQRALQQQLGFTKVGNLTYGIADYYGEIERG, from the coding sequence ATGAAAGCAGTCGATATAAATTCTCCTGAATTTCAGCAGGAATTTCTTAAAACAGAAAAGTTTGCGCATAAAACTGTTGAACAGTTCGGATGGACTTTTCATCCGGATGAAGAGATTGTCGAGAGAGTTTTAAAAGGCCTTACTAACAATAAGGTTGTTTACAGGAAAAGATTCTGTCCATGTTTTCCGATAGAAGAGAAAGACGGCAGATACGTCAGCAGCGATAACAGAATCTGTCCTTGCCCGCAGGCTATAAAAGAAGAGATTCCAAATGAGGGGGTATGCCACTGCGGAATTTTCTGTACTAATGAATTCGCTCAAAACTATAATAAAGAACATCCTAAAAAAGAAGCCAGGGAAGTTGAAGGTTTAAACGTAGGAGAGCTTGAAAGAATTTTAGAAAAAGAGCAGATTTTAGGCGAAGAGCTTGAAATACTTTTAAAGGCGAGAGAAGCCGGACTGGTGGATTTCAAGCTTATTGACATTAGAGAACCTTTTGAAAATCAAATGATGAGAATAAAAGGAACGGATGAACTTCTGCCTATAAGCAGGGTTCAGTATGATTTGGATAAATGGATGCAGTATAAAGATAAAAGAATAATTATTTACTGTCATGTAGGAAGCAGAAGCGGATATCTCCAAAGAGCTCTGCAGCAGCAGCTTGGATTTACCAAAGTCGGAAACCTTACTTACGGAATTGCCGATTATTACGGCGAAATAGAAAGAGGATAA
- a CDS encoding ferredoxin-thioredoxin reductase catalytic domain-containing protein — MLAPKRSDVDMNSEEFKKEEEKTKKFVQKVVDQFGWCFNPDKEVYDAIVMGLTRNKLMYGKRYCPCFIPVGDKEDRICPCKPAVDHEVAEGCCHCGIFCNPEKCKEMEG, encoded by the coding sequence ATGTTAGCGCCTAAAAGAAGCGATGTTGATATGAACAGTGAAGAATTTAAAAAAGAAGAAGAAAAAACAAAAAAATTCGTACAAAAAGTAGTGGACCAGTTCGGGTGGTGTTTTAATCCGGATAAAGAAGTGTATGACGCTATCGTTATGGGTCTTACAAGAAATAAATTAATGTACGGTAAAAGATACTGTCCTTGTTTTATACCTGTGGGAGACAAAGAAGACAGAATCTGCCCTTGTAAACCGGCAGTAGACCATGAAGTGGCCGAAGGGTGCTGCCACTGCGGAATTTTCTGTAATCCTGAAAAATGTAAAGAGATGGAGGGATAA
- a CDS encoding Fis family transcriptional regulator — protein MFLATSEYLKKIKNIADMCKQLKINVYIWGEKGVGKTFLAKYIAPNAVINPKTPTINPVILEDFDKNPVLEFKNNFLIATGTQPLNKEILKKYFTMDIELKPLKEHPEDIYDFIDLFKQQAKEELKISKNIHIEHPDISENLNSLKRQIFSKFLLPENKQDVYKILTDYFENINEDFTYEEELNNFEKALFKAAKTKYKSKLQIANHLKINRVTLTKKMKALNV, from the coding sequence ATGTTTTTAGCAACTTCGGAATATTTAAAAAAAATAAAAAACATCGCCGATATGTGTAAACAGCTCAAAATAAACGTCTATATATGGGGTGAAAAGGGAGTCGGCAAAACCTTTCTCGCCAAATATATAGCGCCTAATGCCGTAATAAATCCCAAAACCCCCACAATAAACCCAGTTATCTTGGAAGATTTCGATAAAAATCCGGTACTTGAATTTAAAAACAACTTTTTAATAGCCACCGGAACACAGCCTTTAAACAAAGAAATTTTAAAAAAATATTTCACTATGGACATAGAATTAAAACCTCTAAAAGAACACCCGGAAGATATTTACGATTTTATAGACTTATTTAAACAGCAGGCAAAAGAAGAGTTAAAAATCAGCAAAAACATTCACATTGAACATCCGGATATAAGCGAAAACCTGAATTCTTTAAAAAGACAGATCTTTTCAAAATTCCTTCTGCCTGAAAACAAACAGGATGTTTATAAAATTTTAACTGATTATTTTGAAAACATAAATGAAGACTTCACTTATGAAGAAGAACTGAACAATTTTGAAAAAGCCCTTTTTAAAGCGGCAAAGACCAAATATAAAAGCAAACTTCAAATAGCAAACCATCTTAAAATAAACCGAGTTACCTTAACAAAAAAAATGAAGGCTTTAAATGTTTGA